In Romboutsia lituseburensis, a genomic segment contains:
- a CDS encoding chemotaxis protein encodes MGFAESTSQTKILLESGTNELEIMEFMIAGESFGINVAKVREILMAQEVKKMPNSHAVVEGVFKPRDEIITVIDLAKYLNIPRTGEGTHDIFIVTHFNKLSFAFHVENVVGIGRVSWEEIRKPDRIIYGGDEGVATGIAQYKDRLVTILDFEKIIAEISPESSIQYDEIDMLGKRQDSHKPVLIVEDSMLLSKMIVDCLHRAGYKNTIKTDNGQEAWNYLSEAKISGDPILNHVSCIVSDIEMPLMDGHRLTKLVKEDSILKDIPLILFSSLISEEIYIKGKELGADEQITKPEIANLVSIIDRLVR; translated from the coding sequence ATGGGATTTGCAGAAAGCACAAGTCAGACAAAAATACTTTTAGAATCAGGAACTAATGAACTTGAAATAATGGAGTTTATGATTGCAGGAGAGTCATTTGGTATAAATGTAGCAAAAGTCCGTGAGATACTTATGGCTCAAGAGGTAAAGAAAATGCCAAATTCTCATGCAGTAGTGGAGGGTGTATTTAAACCTAGAGATGAAATAATTACGGTAATAGATTTAGCTAAGTATCTAAACATACCAAGAACCGGTGAAGGGACTCATGATATTTTCATAGTTACTCATTTCAACAAGTTAAGTTTTGCATTTCATGTAGAGAATGTTGTTGGTATAGGTAGAGTTTCATGGGAAGAAATTAGAAAGCCAGATAGAATAATATATGGTGGAGATGAAGGTGTTGCTACAGGTATTGCTCAGTATAAAGATAGACTAGTAACTATATTGGACTTTGAAAAGATAATAGCTGAAATAAGCCCAGAATCTAGTATACAGTACGATGAAATAGATATGTTAGGGAAACGTCAAGATTCTCATAAGCCAGTATTAATCGTTGAGGATTCAATGCTACTTTCTAAAATGATAGTTGATTGCTTACATAGAGCAGGATATAAAAATACTATTAAAACAGATAATGGACAAGAAGCATGGAATTATTTATCAGAAGCTAAAATTAGTGGTGACCCAATTTTAAATCATGTTTCATGTATAGTTTCAGATATTGAAATGCCATTAATGGATGGTCATAGATTAACTAAGTTAGTTAAGGAAGACAGTATATTAAAAGATATACCATTAATTTTATTCTCATCATTAATAAGCGAAGAAATATACATTAAAGGAAAAGAACTTGGTGCAGATGAGCAAATAACTAAGCCAGAGATAGCTAATCTTGTTAGCATAATAGACAGATTAGTTAGATAG
- a CDS encoding methyl-accepting chemotaxis protein: MKLKFKLKDKNNKKSIKAQLTFIIVSMVVICCILLGATTSFLNYKTANNVLSKTIMETTHQASENVSEKIRVIQHAAVQTGFMKELSDPKATIEEKKSIIENQVKLYGFERGNILDINGVSYFDNNDYSDRDYFKASIAGKEYISEPTISKVTSKTTFVASAPIWENGVSGSKIVGVVYFVPNENFLNEIVENITVSSNSYAYLINNKGTTIADEDNSLVGKENVIELSKTNPDFIPYAEVDTKLISGETGNSHFKAEGKSWLLGYTPIKYTNGWGLGIMVQKNDFFGELYASIGITIILGAVFIVAAFIIGRRFANIIGNPLKECSERLEKLAEGDLDSDIPSANINYEIGLVSDATNKIVTDLRNMINTLIYLLTEISNGNLDIDMNSEETEELFAKDFTPMLVASNKIIESLNDTLSQIHMAGEQVAIGSDQVSEGAQVLSQGATEQASSVQELSATINEVSQHINKTAQNAARAKEISIKSSDATSLGKTKMQEMIVAMNEISQTSNEIGNIIKNIDDIAFQTNILALNAAVEAARAGSAGKGFAVVADEVRNLAAKSAESAKDTAELIEKALIAIENGTQIVSETAKSLDDVVEGAQQSAEVIQKIADASNEQAQHISQVNVGVEQISVVVQTNSATAEESAAASEELSSQAQMLKDLIDKFKLKNMNNYFDTENFFGNE, translated from the coding sequence ATGAAATTAAAATTCAAGCTAAAAGACAAAAATAATAAAAAAAGTATTAAAGCTCAACTTACTTTTATAATAGTTTCAATGGTAGTTATTTGCTGTATACTTTTAGGAGCAACTACAAGTTTTTTAAACTACAAAACAGCAAATAATGTTCTAAGTAAAACTATTATGGAAACTACACATCAAGCATCAGAAAATGTTTCGGAGAAAATTAGAGTCATTCAACATGCAGCAGTTCAAACTGGATTTATGAAAGAACTATCAGATCCTAAAGCGACTATTGAAGAAAAGAAAAGTATAATTGAAAATCAAGTGAAATTATATGGATTTGAAAGAGGAAATATTTTAGATATAAATGGAGTTAGTTATTTTGATAATAATGATTATTCAGATAGAGATTATTTTAAAGCATCTATAGCTGGTAAAGAGTATATAAGTGAACCAACTATAAGTAAAGTTACAAGTAAAACTACATTTGTAGCTTCGGCACCAATTTGGGAAAATGGAGTATCTGGAAGCAAAATAGTTGGTGTAGTTTATTTTGTTCCAAATGAAAACTTCTTAAATGAAATAGTTGAAAATATTACTGTAAGTAGTAATAGCTACGCATATCTTATAAATAACAAAGGTACTACAATAGCAGATGAAGATAATAGCCTAGTAGGAAAAGAAAATGTTATAGAATTATCAAAAACAAATCCTGATTTTATACCATATGCAGAAGTAGATACAAAACTTATTAGTGGAGAAACTGGAAATTCTCATTTCAAAGCAGAAGGTAAAAGCTGGCTATTAGGATATACACCAATAAAATATACCAATGGCTGGGGATTAGGTATAATGGTTCAAAAAAATGATTTCTTTGGAGAACTTTATGCATCAATAGGAATAACTATTATACTAGGAGCAGTATTTATAGTTGCTGCATTTATAATAGGTAGAAGATTTGCTAATATAATAGGAAATCCACTTAAAGAATGTAGTGAAAGATTAGAAAAATTAGCAGAAGGTGATTTAGATTCAGATATTCCTAGTGCAAATATTAACTATGAAATTGGACTAGTTTCAGATGCTACTAATAAAATAGTAACAGATCTTAGAAATATGATAAATACATTGATATATTTACTTACTGAAATTAGTAATGGAAACTTAGATATAGATATGAACAGTGAAGAGACAGAAGAGTTGTTTGCAAAAGACTTTACCCCAATGCTAGTAGCTAGTAACAAAATAATAGAAAGCTTAAACGACACTTTATCACAAATACATATGGCAGGAGAACAAGTAGCAATAGGATCAGACCAAGTATCTGAAGGAGCGCAAGTGCTTTCTCAAGGAGCAACGGAACAAGCGAGTTCAGTACAAGAACTTTCTGCAACTATAAATGAAGTTTCACAACACATAAACAAAACTGCACAAAATGCAGCTAGAGCTAAAGAAATATCTATTAAATCAAGTGATGCAACTAGTTTAGGAAAAACTAAAATGCAAGAGATGATAGTTGCTATGAATGAGATTAGTCAAACATCAAATGAAATAGGAAATATAATAAAAAATATAGATGATATAGCATTCCAAACAAATATATTAGCACTTAACGCAGCGGTAGAAGCTGCACGTGCAGGATCTGCTGGTAAAGGATTTGCAGTAGTTGCAGATGAAGTTAGGAACTTAGCAGCAAAGTCAGCAGAAAGTGCTAAAGATACAGCAGAATTAATAGAAAAGGCTCTTATTGCAATAGAAAATGGAACACAAATAGTATCTGAAACTGCAAAATCGTTAGATGATGTTGTAGAAGGAGCTCAACAATCTGCTGAAGTTATACAAAAAATAGCAGATGCAAGTAATGAACAAGCACAACATATAAGCCAAGTGAATGTTGGAGTAGAACAAATTTCTGTAGTTGTACAAACAAATTCAGCAACCGCAGAAGAAAGTGCTGCTGCGAGTGAAGAATTATCAAGCCAAGCGCAGATGTTAAAAGATCTTATAGATAAGTTTAAACTAAAAAATATGAATAACTATTTTGATACTGAAAATTTTTTTGGTAATGAGTAG